Proteins from a single region of Hyla sarda isolate aHylSar1 unplaced genomic scaffold, aHylSar1.hap1 scaffold_81, whole genome shotgun sequence:
- the MAD2L1BP gene encoding MAD2L1-binding protein — MEKPDTQQTTRRPRGHRLAKRSSRDDPEVCVVFPGLVTRESCCRFTCELLKHILHQRHQLPLPYEQLLLFCQGQQAADVSVRRTIKETSDARHCQRTLSDLAELMSQLDAFFTLTPVPRVLLLLGGSPVSPKELYVIDMEGIQVGNGEQSLSPRPCLRQLFRSLFLADPFSDLRSSGLLSLVLMVQGHRDCATDWFQPKLNYKVPTRGHSLTIKLSSSGAETTTYHSDDYIWFQAPITLKGFHN; from the exons ATGGAGAAGCCGGACACTCAGCAGACGACCCGCAGACCCCGTGGTCACCGCCTTGCCAAGCGCAGCTCCCGTGATGACCCGGAGGTGTGTGTGGTGTTTCCTGGACTGGTGACCCGGGAGAGCTGCTGCCGCTTCACCTGTGAGCTCCTGAAGCATATCCTGCACCAGAGGCACCAGCTACCCCTGCCCTACGAACAGCTGCTCCTCTTCTGTCAGGGGCAGCAG GCTGCAGACGTTTCGGTGAGACGGACCATAAAAGAGACGTCTGATGCCCGCCACTGCCAGCGCACCCTGTCGGACTTAGCAGAGTTAATGTCGCAGCTGGACGCCTTCTTCACGCTGACCCCTGTGCCCCGTGTCCTGCTGCTACTGGGAGGATCCCCCGTCAGCCCTAAGGAGCTGTATGTGATAGACATGGAGGGCATCCAGGTGGGCAATGGAGAGCAGAGTCTGAGCCCGCGCCCCTGCCTTCGCCAGCTGTTTCGGTCACTCTTTTTGGCGGACCCGTTTAGTGACCTGCGCTCCTCCGGCCTCCTGAGTCTGGTGCTGATGGTCCAGGGCCATCGAGACTGTGCCACAGACTGGTTCCAACCCAAACTCAATTACAAGGTGCCCACCAGGGGCCACTCTCTGACCATCAAACTGTCCAGCAGTGGAGCCGAAACCACCACGTATCACAGCGACGACTACATCTGGTTCCAGGCGCCAATCACATTAAAAGGATTTCACAACTGA